The following are from one region of the Bacillus methanolicus MGA3 genome:
- a CDS encoding DUF2975 domain-containing protein: MNVKRGSTTFLKVTIFLAGIAVLYLCIFLVPKIGNFAGELYPDMSYLKYLVFIVMYGAAVPFYFALYQAFNLLRYIDKNTAFSELSVKALKNIKCCAFTISGLYVLGFPLFRFITKNMDPPFGILQLIIIFASLVIAVFAAILQRLLQEAINIKSENDLTV, encoded by the coding sequence ATGAATGTTAAACGAGGCTCAACCACTTTCTTAAAGGTAACTATTTTTCTGGCTGGAATTGCAGTGCTTTATTTGTGTATATTTTTGGTTCCTAAGATTGGAAATTTTGCTGGAGAATTGTACCCAGATATGTCTTATTTGAAATATCTTGTTTTCATCGTGATGTATGGAGCAGCTGTTCCTTTTTACTTTGCTCTCTATCAGGCTTTCAATCTTTTACGGTATATTGACAAAAACACAGCATTCTCAGAATTATCCGTAAAGGCATTAAAGAACATAAAGTGCTGTGCTTTTACAATCAGTGGTTTGTATGTATTAGGTTTTCCGCTCTTTCGTTTTATAACGAAGAATATGGACCCTCCTTTTGGAATATTGCAACTCATAATCATTTTTGCTTCGTTGGTTATCGCCGTTTTTGCTGCTATCCTCCAACGGCTTCTACAAGAAGCGATTAACATAAAATCAGAAAATGATTTGACGGTCTGA
- a CDS encoding helix-turn-helix domain-containing protein — protein MAIIINIDVMLAKRKMSVTELSERVGITMANLSILKNGKAKAVRFSTLEAICKTLDCQPGDILEYKSDEDTQ, from the coding sequence ATGGCAATTATTATTAATATTGATGTGATGTTAGCAAAACGAAAAATGAGCGTAACGGAGCTTTCGGAGAGGGTTGGAATAACTATGGCGAATCTTTCCATTCTGAAAAATGGGAAAGCAAAAGCGGTTCGTTTTTCAACATTAGAAGCGATATGTAAGACTTTGGATTGTCAACCAGGTGATATTTTGGAGTACAAAAGCGACGAAGACACTCAATAA
- a CDS encoding peroxiredoxin family protein, with protein sequence MKKWIIALAAAILLIFIIDQTLLHDNFTKEKSLKIKKYEKIKNAEQLPEGIDVGKRTLNFTLPDRNGKKIQLSDFKGQRVLLNFWGSWCPPCQKEMPYMQKIYEKYKDKNFVIIAVNSTVTEKRKEDPIRFVENHGLTFPVLLDEKNQVTSMYEVLSYPTSFFVDSDGVIRSRVIGEMNEDFIEKEIKRLP encoded by the coding sequence ATGAAAAAATGGATAATAGCTTTAGCAGCCGCTATTCTCCTTATATTCATAATTGATCAAACATTGCTTCACGACAACTTTACAAAGGAGAAAAGTCTAAAAATTAAGAAATACGAGAAGATAAAAAATGCAGAACAGCTCCCGGAAGGAATAGACGTGGGCAAAAGGACTCTTAATTTTACCCTTCCTGATCGAAACGGAAAAAAAATTCAACTTTCTGATTTCAAAGGACAAAGAGTTCTTCTTAATTTCTGGGGCAGCTGGTGTCCTCCGTGTCAGAAAGAAATGCCATATATGCAAAAGATTTATGAGAAATATAAAGACAAAAACTTTGTTATTATTGCAGTTAATTCAACTGTTACTGAAAAAAGAAAAGAGGATCCAATACGTTTTGTTGAAAATCATGGTCTGACTTTTCCGGTTCTTTTGGATGAGAAGAATCAAGTAACTTCTATGTATGAGGTTCTTTCATACCCAACAAGCTTTTTTGTTGATTCAGATGGCGTTATACGCAGCAGAGTTATTGGTGAAATGAATGAAGACTTTATTGAAAAAGAAATAAAGAGACTCCCATAA